In Miscanthus floridulus cultivar M001 chromosome 8, ASM1932011v1, whole genome shotgun sequence, the sequence gtgcaCCCAAACAAATgccttaaaagaaaaaaaaagaattgcTATCTGCATGATCTCAGGCCTTTTCCTTTGAAATAGAAAGAAGGGTTATATATACTCTCTCCGTCCAAGAAAACATACAATTCTAGCACAATACCATATTTTAGTATAttatgtttgaccaattatagataaaaaactataaatatttataacatcaaaataaatatcattagattagttatgaaatatatttgtataataaattaatttggagtcataaatatgaatattattcactaaaaacttGATCAAACGCGAACAACTTTACCTGGCACGCAATCCATACTTGCATGTTTTAGTATACAATAAGAACAACTTTTCATGTGCAGCACCACGTGCAGGTGTAGCTGATCCAGCTGTGCATGTCGCTCAAGTGCTGAGATGCCCCGTCGGATCAGGAACTAATAATCACTTGATTACCCGATGAATCAAGCCTTTTCTGCCGATCGTGCCCGGTGCTTTTAGCAAAACATAGGAGTACTACAATACTAAACAGGACATTTCCTTGGGGAAGAAAAATGACCGATCGTTCGCAACCaggccggacccacatgtcataccCACGGGCTCGATTTTTTGCCAATTCGCGGAGCCCGAGACCGAGAGGTTCGCAGGGGATATTCGCACCGACCACGTACACCGAGCCCACCGCACCTGATCATCTTTCCCGCTCCGAAGGACACATGGGTCCCACCAGTGTGCCGCGCCCGCGTGTCAGAGGCTCCCGCAGCCCACCACGCCTTGCGCGAGGGGTGTCGGTGTGGCCCCCCTGCCGTCGCCGTGGCGCCATGCCATTGGCTCGCTGACCGTAGCCTCGCGCTCGCGTCCCGCTATAAAACGTCACCACGCTGCTTCGCCCTGTCCACCGCAGCATCCGCAGTTCCCCCGACCACACCGTTCCGCCGCGCACAAGAGCCAGCCCCGCGCCAGGAGGTTAGGGTTcccgattttttttttgaaaattaatCTTGCGTGCTGTCAGGAGTGCTGTCCTGCTTGATCTAGTTGAGTGTTCGTGGTACGGGAGTTGCGGGAGCGGTGCGAGTTTCCTCCACCCTTTTTGTTCTTCCGTTTTTTTTCCCGGGTGGTGGTCTGTGATGCGGCTAGATCCGCTTTGTCTCGGGGCCTGCTCGGTGGCTTTCTTCGAGCTCGATCCGCAAGATCTGAGGCCTCGAGCGCACGGGGCGCGTAGATCCGCCTGATTTGGGAGTAGTTTGGTGCGAGGACTGACTGCTGAGCACCTTTTGGGTTTCCGTTCCCCTTTTGGGGTTAGCAACGGTGCCTGTTATCTGTTGGAGGCTTGGAGCGGGGGACACGGATGGTTGAATGTGGAATTTCTGAGAGTGAAGTAGTGTGTTGAGATATTTGATCTGGATGTACACGTGCCTTCACGGTTAGTGTATTAAAGTAGTTCTATCACTTGCTGCTAGGTGTTGGATGTGATTTCTCGATTTATGTACTGTTATAGGTGTGTCGGATTTTGGGTCATGTTTCACCTTGTCAAGGATAGATCCGGTTTTCCTTTTCAGTGATCTGTTAGGCAGTAGTGTAAATAGGTTAGTTCTATCTGATTTCTTAATTTGATGGATTTGGGGGATCACAACAGAATGAACAGATCATATAACCTGCATTGTGTGGGGTCTGTTATTGCAATTTTTGAACCTGAATGTGGGTGCTGCAAGCTAGTGTTGGATTAGATGCTGCTTCTTGGTGTGGCTGTATTACTGGTTCAATCAGGTTTGTATGACCCCTTTATTATTTCTCAGAAATGTTACTAATATGCTTGTTCTTATTAAACATGAAGGGGCTTAATGGCTTAAGTCAGTTTAGTGACCAGCCATGTACCTTTCCCATATAATCATTTTATTTTAGTTGACATTTGTCGAGATTAGTGCCCAGCCATGTACCTTACCCATATCATTTTAGTTGACATTTTGTACTTCTTTTAGGCAATGGCTTATCATTTTCCCTTTGCTTGCAGTAAGTTTGTTCTTTTAACAATATGTCGAGGGAGGAGAATGTTTACATGGCCAAGCTGGCTGAGCAGGCCGAAAGGTATGAGGAGATGGTTGAGTATATGGAGAAGGTGGCTAAGACTGTAGATGTTGAAGAGCTCACTGTGGAGGAGCGTAACCTCCTGTCTGTCGCATACAAGAATGTGATTGGGGCTCGCCGTGCTTCATGGCGCATTGTCTCTTCCATTGAACAGAAGGAGGAGTCTCGTAAGAACGAAGAGCATGTGAACCTTATCAAGGAATACCGCGGGAAGATTGAGGCTGAACTGAGCAACATTTGTGATGGCATCCTGAAGCTTCTTGACTCCCACCTAGTGCCTTCCTCTGCTGCTGCCGAATCAAAGGTCTTCTACCTCAAGATGAAGGGTGACTATCATAGGTTGGGAAGGATGCAATGGAATATTATGATGTGCAACAATATCTGTATAATCTGAAGAAACCAATCAGATTTCTTaaccttcttgttcttcttaacTATGGCAGGTACCTTGCGGAATTTAAGACTGCTGCTGAGAGGAAGGAATCTGCTGAGAGTACGATGGTGGCCTACAAGGCTGCTCAGGTTTGTTCATTTTTTCTGTTCTGATAATATGACAACTGTCTCCAGGGTAGTTGCTATATTT encodes:
- the LOC136477184 gene encoding 14-3-3-like protein GF14-C, with amino-acid sequence MSREENVYMAKLAEQAERYEEMVEYMEKVAKTVDVEELTVEERNLLSVAYKNVIGARRASWRIVSSIEQKEESRKNEEHVNLIKEYRGKIEAELSNICDGILKLLDSHLVPSSAAAESKVFYLKMKGDYHRYLAEFKTAAERKESAESTMVAYKAAQDIALAELAPTHPIRLGLALNFSVFYYEILNSPDKACNLAKQAFDEAISELDTLGEESYKDSTLIMQLLRDNLTLWTSDLTEDGADEGNEASKGDAGEGQ